The Pocillopora verrucosa isolate sample1 chromosome 9, ASM3666991v2, whole genome shotgun sequence genome includes the window TGAGGTACTTCGAACTGATTTCATATGGCCAAAAATATTCTTTTAGGCGATCCTTTTAGTAGTGACGTAACGAGAGCGTAGACAAGATGTTAAGAAAGTTTATATGGTCATTTCTTCGGAATAGTCAATCACTGATCTTTCAGGCGATTCAACTGTCTATCTATTAACGATCAGTTAGTTGCATATTAGAGGATCGATTGCTTGCAAGTAAAATGGTCTATATATAACGCACTTTAATAGTAGCTTTAAGATAAAGCAATGGACGAATATGTGAGCTACTCAAAACTATTTATAAGAcggaatttattttgtttctaacAGAATCTCTGCAGCAGCAGTTCCTGTTACAACAATGGCACTTGTCAAGCTGGATACACCGATAAAGGATTTCGTTGTAAATGTCCTTCAGGGTTCACTGGCGCATACTGCAATAAAGGTAGATACAGAACTATGAAATGGAATTTACGACATCGAATGATAGTCATAGAGTATTCCGCGGGATAaacatttcctcttttttctttctcaccaGCTTGCAGTCTTGACTTTGAAGATGGAATTGGTGGATGGGAAATGACAGGCACAGCTTTCATTTACCAGCCAACATTTGGTGACAATCCAACAGCACGCTAAAGAGAAAGCGCACAGCAGCAAGGGGACTGGTGGATAGGGGGGGCTGAGAAAAGACCCAGCGAAAACGATCCAGCAGGATGGCAGTACTCAAATGATTCCGACGCACCCCTAGGAACTCTCATGTCTCCTTGTTTTCGTATCGTTGGCAGAAATATCTCGTTTCTCATCGGTGGAGGATGTACCATAAGTGATATTCGTGCGGAGCTTATTGTCGATAACCAGGTGAGATTATTCACTTTGATCATTATGTGTCCTTTGATTCTTATGAAGCAGCCTGGGTAGAGTTGTCAAAGTATCAGAGATTTGGTCTTTCAAAATTGCGAAACTATTTTGAGCTTCGTGATATCCATGAGATTCGTATGGTTTACAATGAgctatttacaaggaaaaaaatatattaaaaaacaaaatgatctAGTGTCGAAAACGTTTGAGTTTtacttttcaaatatatttttgcctTATTAATagcttattttgattttctttaagaGAGGTTCTACGAGTGAAACAACCTCGCGTCTGGTACACTTTATTTGTCTTTGGCATACACAACACTGAAACGACAATGCAGAGCATCGCAATCAGCACGTTCAATGCCGTAATATCTTGATTTCAATAGTAGGAGGTTGCTCTTTCTTTGAATTGAAGTAAGATACAGTCATGATAGCTACGTCAGCACTGATTGAAACAAAggtttaaaactgtttgatatttttgttgttacatGCAGGTTGTCAGAACAGAAACAGGCAACTGTAACGAGACAATGTTCCGTAAGAGATGGAACGTAACAGAATTCACCGGTCAATACGCCCAAGTCAGACTGGTTGATAACAAATCTGCCAACTGGGCTCACATCAACTTTGATGACCTTAAAGGAGATATCATTTGTCCTCACTATTTTAACGAAAACAACTGAAGGGAGAGTTAGGGCACAAAGGATAAGCGTTTTTCAGGTTTTTACAGATAGTCACCTTCTGAGAGTAAGGTTTAACAGCTTTTGATATTGTGTGGTTCTCTTTTAGAGAACTTGCTTTGTGTTAGCATAGATAGGCACACGCTGTTTGTAGGAACAGTAGAAAAGTattatgaaacaattttatACGCGTGGCAAAAAATGCTGTACGTATCCTTCACTTGTTATATTGGATTACCACGACAAAATGAAAGTCTTTTGCCTTAGATGCTAGCAATCATATCATATGAAAGTGcttcttgttttgttgaaatttcTGTTGAAGGCTCTTAAGAACACTTAACGTCTACTTTGAAAAATCCTTAACTTTAAAAACTCCTGGTAGATTTTGTTCAGGATTAAAGATTGTGGTCATTTTTGAGTAAGCTTCCAAAACAGGTTCCAAAATAGCGCAATAGCTTTCCCTAATTAAAAACCAGTATCGAGGTTGcaaaaatcatgttattaaaaCAGCCAAGGTAGACTGATCAACACAAGTGAGATTTGGTTTTTCAAAACTGCGAGTCTTACATTGCATTTTCTAAGAGTAATCCATTGCAACAGCACGCACAGTGCCATATTAGCACTGATTGCGACGCACACAAAATTCCTTTCAATACAGTATGCCATCCACTTCAGCAGTGATCGTAACAAGGTTATaaattataagagtttttgTGTTTGTCATTACGAAAAGGTTGTCAGAAATAAGACAGGTAACTGTTCAGAGACTATGTACCATAAGAGCTGCAGCGTAGAAGAGTTCATTGGTCGATACGCCTAAGTCAGATTAGTTGATAAGAGATCTGTTAGTTAGGGTCACAGTGACTTTGATGACCTTAAATGAGATATCATTTGTCCTCACTAACAGAAGTAGAATTAAGGGCAAAAAGGATTAATGGTTGTTGAAACTATCTTACCCCTTCAAGTCAGGTTTTTGCGCGTAGTCACCTTAAAAGTAGGTTATAACAGCTTTGACGTTGTATAGTATTTGCTTTGTGCCAGCATTGAGACAATTTTATGTGCGAGACAGGAAATTTTAGAATCATGTCTTCCAATCGTTATAGTGGTGTACCGCGGCAATAAGAAGTCTCTTGCTTTAAATACCAGTAGTCACATCATGTGACAACCTACCTTTAACTTAATATGTATAAAAACTCTCATTAGATTTTATATAGGGCTCCAGAGGTCAAAATAGGTGGCAATATAGTGCAATAGTTTCCCTTCTCATGCGAAAGCCAGTATCAAAGCCGCACAGATCATGTTAATGTAGTATTTAATGGTAAGTATTTCACACTGAAAAAGAGGTTCTCCCTTTGTTCTTGGTCTTGGAACCTCGCAAGATCTTGAATCGAATCATTTTGATTTGTTACTTTAACCCTCCTTTCAGTTGTATTTAGTTCAACCAATGAAATGTAGAACCGCTGTAAGTTTACGGCGACTAGGGGTTACTTCCAGTTAGTAATATCTTACATAACGTGATTTTAAAATGGCTCAGACTGGCGGGAGTCAAACAAACCTGACACAATTGTTGCAGAGAAGCACAATTTTGGAATAAAGAGAAACAAGTGTGCTTTGTCCACCTGAGAGTTGGAAACGAGCTGTGATTGGCGGAATGAAGTTAATTCGAttaaaatgtctcaaaaacttcgaaaaaactttatcaaatttctttgcttGTCTCCTTGTCAGTGTCCATATTTGGGTCTTGCAATTTTTGATCTTCGGTAACTTATACCGTAGAAAATTGTGAGAGCTGATCACTCACCATTGCTTCATTACCTTTTTAGCTTTACAAAATTTCAcgagtgaaaaaattattacgtTATTTTAAAATAGAGTGGCGGGAGTCAAACAAACCTGACACAagtgttgcaatttttttttctacagagTTGGAAACGAACTGTAATTTGCGGAATGAAGTTAATTCGATTAAAACTTCTCTCAAAATTTACATAATCGAAAGAACTGACCACTAACCCCCTAAAAATCGATCAGTACTTCATTATTTATTAGCTTTAATCGGTTTTAACCTTTAAAAAGCataattaaaagtttcattttaaatcttatTCAGGAATATTTATTCGGAAAGTGCACGCACAGAGTGTGTTTTTAGTGAGGCAGGGTTAATAAGAATAGAGAAATTTGACTCCcaataaaaatacatttcaaaataTGAACACCTTTGActtgtatttttctgtttcataaGGCCATCcctttacaatgaaatattgCCAAATCGTATTCAATTGATCGCTTTGCTTCGGAACTGAAAAACATAATAAAGAGATGAGTTAACCAAACGGTGTCATGTTGAGACATTTTCCGCGTCCGTTCTTTTATGCCGTCTTAAACGAAGAAAGACCCGCTAGTACATCATAAGATCAAGTCGTTCGGCCAAGTGAGTAATAATATACACGAAAAAATTACACACTTCTGATTTGCTGAAAACGAGTCCATTTTTTGATGTAAAACGAGAGTAACGTTGTGAAATGAGAGTGAATTATAAACAGCTGCAGTACACGCACTGTGGAAATTTCGTCTGCTTGATTTTCTGTGGTGGCTTTTCCAAGTGAATTATTACCAAGTAATAGCAACACTTCTCGTtcaatttggtgaaaataaGTACttgcaaattttacaaaacctATAAATTGCACTCGCCTTACGGGCTTCTGCAATcatgttgtctttgaaaaatttactcctgCTTATTGACACTAAACTGAAATTGTGTTCTTAGCTATACTTAAACTGGAAACAAGGTCAAAGACGACCCCTGTAGTCCCTGTATATACGAAGTTGGCTGTCCGTTtaacttcaacttttcttttgtcgAAACCTTTTTCGCCCCAGTTGTCTTTTGTCGATCAGTGTGACCATGTTGGGAAcggtgaatttttttcttttgttattacTCAAGTCAGTCGGTGTATGATTTATACGACCAATATAGAAGAATTTACATAAAAGCCTTTAGGAAAAATCTTGGCGCCAACTAAACGTTGCCCGGGACACTTAAGGGGCAGGTATTGAAATCCCTCGTCACTGATGAAGATGCTAATAGGGGTTATCATTAAATGACATTTATTAAGGGATGCTTGGAAAAGCGGAACTCGAACTCATATTGTAGATGCAGAATACTTAAGACCGGCACATGGGTTTTCCGATTTGATAGGGGGCTATAATGAACTTTTACAACCTGTTAAAAAGTAATGGTGATCTGGTATTATCTTTAATTTACAGCGATCACAAACAATTTAGAGGCAAATTGTCATTCACCAGGTGATATTatttacaattcataatcaaaatattatgaatGTGAGGCTATTTTGCATTCATTACAGATTACCAAAAAACGATGGCTCAAGCTGTCAGACGAGACTTTCAGTAAGGTAGGGGACTGAATTCAATTGTGTAttcgtttttgttcttactaattttttaattgaaacaaaGTACAAACTTTCTGAATGGTGGTCCACGCCAAAGAAACTCAAATATCTGTGCTTTAATTTACTCTTTAAAGGTAAGAGACCTTTctttttattagttttgatATAAAATTGAAGAGGAATAGCTGGAAAACCAGATGTTATTTTACAACTAATACTCAAATCTCAAGACTCAAGATCTCTGGACAAGAACCACTCGAACAGTTAAAAATGTCACCAAtatacaaaaaaaggaagactgAAAAAAGTAGTTTATCAATAAcctagagttgctctcggctgtgCCTTGTGGTCTCCAAACTTTCCACGTGTATCCACAACGTcatatacgcacgctaagtaTGGATTAATTCTTTATTCCTACAGGAAAAATGCCGTGgccaaatttttgtttctttatcttgGCTTTCTTCGCGGGCCGCGTATCTGCTAATGAACAGTGCAGGATGGAGATCAACATTCAAGGcatgaaacttgaaaattttgtgtttaaaaGAATGTCAGCATCAGCTCCTCACATCTGTGATATTCGATGTGGACAAGAAATCACCTGCCAAAGCTATAACtacaacagaaaggaaaagatCTGCGAATTGAACAACCGCACCAAAGAGGCGAGGCCTGAAAGTTTTCGCTCGGCCCCTGGTTGGTTTTACATCCGGCGTTTAAACGGGAGAGGTATGTTTTAAGCTAAAGAATGGTTACGAGAAAAATTTACCCctaaattatattttagagCGCAGTATGTAGTTGCCGATGTAGTGAGAAGGCCTTCTCGTTCACACGTTATGGCCGAGAGCAAAGTGTTTTCCGGTCCAGCGCGACCGAATTCAGACAAGGAGCGTTTAATCCTAAGACTGTAGTTCTTCTTCTGGCTGACAATTTTACCATCTTGCATCACGCCGGACCGTAAGCCAGCTCATGCAAGTTTTTCCGGCTCTGTTCGCGTGATCGCGTACGCCCCTCACGAGAAAAGTTTTTGGAAGACTACAATGCATGGGTTCaaattttaacttcaaaatgttgttttaattttttcatcgtGTTTTGCTTTAAAGTTTCTGTGTTTTCATGGTGTCACTGTGAGCAACCCTGACAGGTGCTTCTTTAGGACATTTACagtttttaacaaatttaattttcaaggaaactgTTGAATTAGATTTTTCCGATAAACTTATCTTACTGGTTCTGTGTTTTAACacgtttgaaaaaaatgttagttCTGATGCTTAAATGAGAGAAATGAAAGTGGGAAAAAAGGTAGGTTGAATTCATGAAAACGTTAAGTTATTCATAAATGATATTTACctttgatgtttttatatttgatagtatttttgcaatgtttttaaCATGCTACAATTATCGTTTTACCCTTCGCTTTCAGAGTAAGGTAAGAAAAATTCGAATGAAATATTCCACCACATTTCAGTGAGTTAGATACATCTATGCACatagaggaagatgtttttcgtcttgtcacgagcgtgtgacgaagaaaaaaattacctatcatctctcttattctatttacaaaaacatgACGCTGTCGACAttctagcagtatgcaggacgcgcgtcatgtatgaacttcgtaatgggccACGCCCACCtaagagtctctgtggctcagtggtagagtatcGAAGCGCGGAAaccgaagatctgaggttccattcctcatgggaactcagaactttttctttgtcccacgctcgtgacaggacgaaaaacatctttctctatttccttaccgagctcaaaatttactatCTCTCTCATTATGTTAACAATTTATTCCCATCCTGAcctttttcgagaaaaaaatttttgtaaattatctTAGTAGTTGTCCTACGAATTAATTTTGTAATCTATTATGTGTTGCAGTACCTCTGGGTTCCATTCTGGAATTACCAGCAATGTCTTGCCAAGAAATAAAGGCAAGTGAGGGAAAAGATGCCACGAGCAACAAGTACTGGCTGAATCCAACTGGTAATGGAAAGACAGAGTTGATGTTTTGCGATATGAACTTGAGGACTGGAGGTTAgcctattttattttatctcaacCTATACCTGTCaaagattattattttttaattttttgtttttttctgttactttcTATTTCATCTATTCTTTCATTATTTACCATTTATCTCCCAGACATCGATGAATGTAAGAGTGATATTTTCTGCTGTGACGTGAATGCAAACTGTTCAAACACCTATGGCTCGTATAAATGCACATGTAAGGAGGGATACAATGGAACTGGACATGTATGTACAGGTATGATGAACTCACTTCGTTTTAACCTCTGCATAGGATTAGGAACTGGAATTTTGTCAGTCGaatccaaaaatttttttggtagCTTCCCCATTTTGTATTTCCTGAAAGCTTTTCTTCTAATGATTGAGCTGAGTATCTATCGTGGTCAGAGATACCAAATTcgtcattatttcatttcatttgtccTCGTCGCTTTCTCTGCTCTTCGGACAATGTCAACCTTGTCTCTCTTTTAACTTACCTCTGTCCATTTATTGTCTGGGTTATATAGAAACGCAAAGTGGCCATTCTCCAATTTCCTATATTGTGACCTTTCATCTTGGCCGTTAAGCCCACCGACCAAAAGAATATCTGTCGAGCATCGGCTGCGAGGCTCTTTCCAGTAATATTCTCACACAAACCTTTGCTCACCTAATTGGATAAGACACTTTTCTTGAGACTTGAGACTTGTGATGTCCGAGAGAGTTCTATTCTCCACAAGAGTGGATATCATTAGCGAACGGGGTCTAATGCTAAAGCAGGAAAGGCAGCCACCTTTGTGACGCGAATGCCAACACCAGTTCCTCTTGCAATTGTTTTGTCTCGGTCCTTAAAAACGCTTAAAACAGAACTTaaccaatatccagccatcttaacCGAACAAGCATGGCCAATAAAGGATCTATCACAtagcaaaaatatttcgctttattagaaatcaagaaatacttgtttatttcaagagatGGGAAAGAGAGCCAACTGTTTTACTAGCCCAATAAACCCAcgagttttctttattttgaccGTTTTCTACCGCTTTTTGCGACTCCGTCGCTGACACTGTCCGTAACTTACGAACTCCTCTGTAAGTTCGCTCCgagcaattttctttcttgcgcAGAATTAAACCGTGCAATCCCGAGCGGGTACGATGGGCCCAATTTACCCtctcaggtagccaatcagaagacagGATTCGCTTCAAAATGCCCAAGGGCACTGGCAGCGATATAAAAACAACTAATACTGATAGAGTCGTCCATATTTCTCGtcagaattaaattaaaatgtaGTCTAAGTATTGCCAGAAGTAAATTATCCTTTATCAACCTTTTAAATTACTTTCCTTAGCTTacgttatcttttttctttagatattgacgagtgcgCAAATTCCAGCATCATTTGTGGCGTGAATGCGACCTGTGTAAACACTAATGGCTCTTATGGTTGTAGTTGCAAGGAAGGATCAGTTGGAGATGGTGGTGATTGTTCAGGTAAACTAAGTTTCTTTAGGAAGGAATGAGAATTTGCTAAGAGATTGTATGCTCACTGAATTACGTCCCAACTGTCCAGGCTGCGCAGGAATTGGACCAAGGGGGCGGAGACCCCGAAATGTCAATCAAAGGTCACCAGCCCTCACTTCTGATGCCAAAAGAGTTTGGTAAAAACGTCTTTTTAAGGGTCTCCTCCCGGGAGAAGAAGCGATTTTCTGGCCCTGGCAGCGCGGAAATTGGGTCGAGGGGGCGCAAATCCAAAATAGTCGCCAAACAATCACCTATCTCACAAGTGAAGAGCTTTAAACTGTCTTGGTTATCCATTGCATCAATATtggaacaaaaagaaagtaaactGGAGTTTCTGAGCATAAATCCTCAGCTCATGAAACACGAATTACCGCTTCACATAACTTCAGAAAGACAGCTAGTgttttataaatgaataaaggggtaagtttctaaagaaatcgtggtgctgcgtcggtgggagagtatagcaggtaatttagtgttaacaactgagttgaaaacgtacattaaccaccgtaaagggtaaaaaagcggacgtttctagcgttagcccttcgccagagcgattggaggaattgtggtttgtgtgtgggtttatatgcagaaagtggagctacgccatttattggaatatggtgacgagaaaacagcAATAAatcagttgaatgaaaagcgctcgttgattccttggggattaagggtgccgatttggaatataaatttttgct containing:
- the LOC136276824 gene encoding uncharacterized protein; this encodes MSCQEIKASEGKDATSNKYWLNPTGNGKTELMFCDMNLRTGDIDECKSDIFCCDVNANCSNTYGSYKCTCKEGYNGTGHVCTDIDECANSSIICGVNATCVNTNGSYGCSCKEGSVGDGGDCSDDGCRHIVWSQPEQDRVMQGHEIRSVEVPHEGSCRVICFLEPNCVSINVRPTTQGGNYICELNNATGGNESSSVLQSKEGHIYVAIEVLRTDFIWPRKLFKAILLVVT